The Formosa sp. Hel1_33_131 genome window below encodes:
- the gldI gene encoding gliding motility-associated peptidyl-prolyl isomerase GldI, protein MKHLLIFIFTISIFTSCKPSEARRPISNNSGSFIDASIERNKQLNNREYAQIEAFITDSDKPFQSSEYGFWYAYNTKIETNTQTPKFGDLVQYTYALKTLERQVIYPVKELETQSYYIDQQELFSGLREGLKLMKEGESITFLFPSQKAYGYYGDEEKIGSNVPLVCDVSLLKLTNN, encoded by the coding sequence ATCTTTACTAGCTGTAAACCTTCGGAAGCGAGACGTCCCATCTCAAACAATTCAGGCTCGTTTATTGACGCCTCGATTGAACGTAACAAGCAATTGAACAATAGAGAATATGCGCAGATTGAGGCTTTCATTACAGACTCTGACAAACCTTTTCAATCTTCAGAATATGGGTTTTGGTATGCCTACAACACTAAAATAGAAACGAATACGCAAACCCCTAAGTTTGGCGATTTAGTACAGTACACCTATGCACTTAAAACTTTAGAGAGACAAGTCATTTATCCCGTAAAAGAACTAGAAACACAAAGCTATTATATCGACCAACAAGAATTATTTTCTGGATTGAGAGAAGGTTTAAAACTCATGAAAGAAGGCGAATCGATTACTTTTCTATTTCCATCTCAAAAAGCATATGGCTACTATGGAGATGAGGAGAAAATCGGTAGCAATGTACCGCTCGTTTGCGACGTTTCTTTATTAAAACTCACCAATAACTAA